ATAGCCAGTACTCCGGCCTCTCAACATATCTTTTCCGCACCGGGTTATTGTGGACGTATTCAACCTTCTGTAAAAGAAACCTCTCGCTCTCGATAGCCTTCGGCATGTTTGTCCTCGCCCAGAACTCATACCTGCCCCCTTCAACCTCGAAGAGCTTCAGGACATCAGGCTCGATGGCAGCCATGTTACGCAACAGCTCCTTTGATGTATGCCTTTTGAAATCCCTCACGAAGCCGATGGTGTCACGGGAAGATACCACAAGGTGCACATGGTTCAACATGAATACATAGGCGTAAAGTTTCAGCCCCTTGTTCTCTTTGCAGTACCTTAAGGCATCTCCGAGCATATCGAAGCGGTTGTGCCTGTCGAAAATATAATACCAGTTCCGCACCGTGAACGTGAGGAAGTAGAAACCCGAAGCAGCGTCTCTGGGAATCCTTACCGAAGGCATCGGTCTTTTCCTGTAAATGTATATCAGGGTTCAGGTTGCAAACCTGAACCCGCTGAAGGTTTTTTCATTTGCTTATGTCCAAATATTTTTTGAACTTTTCTTTTGCAGGCTCAAATTGTTCCGTGAACCACTTTCTCTCTTTACGCATTTCTTTTACGACCTGCTCGTGATCGTAGCCTTCTGGCCTTTCTTGCGTGGAATCACGGTACTCTTGATTCCAGCGCCAAAGGTTTAAGCCACGCTTGCGGATTTCGTCGATGTACTCAGGAATCTCTGGCCCGAATAGAAAATCTGCTTCCGACACTGATGTGTAAAATTCTATAAGATCCTCTGTGCTTGCTTTTGCATCCCTTAATATGATGCTAAGAATCTTTCTGACTTCTTCATAGACATGAAGCCTTCTATCATATCTCTCCAGAGTTAGCTTTTGTCGGTTAGT
The genomic region above belongs to Thermodesulfobacteriota bacterium and contains:
- a CDS encoding transposase translates to MPSVRIPRDAASGFYFLTFTVRNWYYIFDRHNRFDMLGDALRYCKENKGLKLYAYVFMLNHVHLVVSSRDTIGFVRDFKRHTSKELLRNMAAIEPDVLKLFEVEGGRYEFWARTNMPKAIESERFLLQKVEYVHNNPVRKRYVERPEYWLWSSANPESEVPVNPLPA